A genomic window from Desulfovibrio porci includes:
- a CDS encoding cytochrome c3 family protein, translated as MKKFLFLAAILTLALALPALAAQPPVPDKPLELKGSKKTVMFPHAPHQKVECVTCHHPVQDKENFQKCATAGCHDDLTAKKGEKSLFYVVHTKTGLKHQTCLECHTKVVAEKPDLKKDLTGCAKSKCHP; from the coding sequence ATGAAGAAATTCCTGTTTCTCGCCGCCATCCTGACCCTGGCCCTGGCTCTGCCCGCTCTGGCGGCCCAGCCGCCCGTGCCCGACAAGCCGCTGGAGTTGAAGGGCTCCAAGAAAACCGTGATGTTCCCCCACGCCCCTCACCAGAAAGTGGAATGCGTGACCTGTCACCACCCGGTGCAGGACAAGGAGAACTTCCAGAAATGCGCCACTGCAGGCTGCCATGACGATCTGACCGCCAAGAAGGGCGAAAAGAGCCTTTTCTATGTGGTCCACACCAAGACCGGTCTCAAGCACCAGACCTGTCTGGAATGCCACACCAAGGTCGTGGCCGAAAAGCCTGATCTGAAGAAGGACCTCACCGGCTGTGCCAAGTCCAAGTGCCATCCGTAG